From a single Intestinibaculum porci genomic region:
- a CDS encoding FtsB family cell division protein — MTAKKKQAIGKKAVVSVILIMLSIAIYVNIASNVKRVRTQRAQYQALVKQRDALKKERSALETEVKNLNDDDYVVKYARDHYIFTKGSEKAVVLPDDSESRKQE, encoded by the coding sequence ATGACTGCCAAGAAAAAACAGGCGATTGGCAAGAAAGCCGTTGTATCCGTCATCCTGATTATGCTTTCCATTGCCATCTATGTCAATATTGCATCAAATGTGAAACGGGTGCGAACGCAGCGTGCTCAGTATCAGGCTTTAGTCAAACAGCGTGATGCCTTAAAAAAGGAGCGCAGCGCTTTAGAGACGGAAGTCAAAAACTTAAACGATGACGATTACGTTGTCAAATATGCCAGAGACCATTACATCTTTACGAAAGGCAGTGAAAAAGCTGTCGTTTTACCAGATGATAGTGAATCGCGCAAACAAGAATAA
- a CDS encoding peptide ABC transporter substrate-binding protein: MKRIIGATLSLVTAFSLTACGNSGSKAESFNYALNSDISSLDTSAVDDEGSIVVLKQSIEGLMVNDAKGNTIPGMAKKITKSKNGLTYTFTLRDAKWSNGDQVKAEDFVYAWQRIFKEAGSYEYMFGSSAANIKNADALSAKQEAGKTLTQKDLNSLGIKAKDDHTVVVNLEKKVAFFEQLMTFTCFRPIDASFAKKQGKSYGKSVKSFVSNGPFKVTSWTKGSKIVLAKNKDYYDANKVELDNLTIHLAQDAKSAASAFENGTVDLFHVDSSLVSKYKKKAGYFTYNTGFEYYLSLNLKNKALANKNIRYALSYAINKKDFADNILGDGSSAAKGFVLSDLANSPSGKEFRSQAGNWQTLSYNQQKAQEYLNKGLKELGKKSITLDVLYGSDEETMKQLATFVQSSLKKLKGVKINVTATVKEDRTGNKMPNGEYDIACTRWGPDYQDPTTFLNLLTKGNQNNFGKYDSKAYNKQMNIVKNSDNMTTRWNAMIKADQILSQDLPIIPVYEKAGAMMMNKDYTGFINKPVIGTIFKYVHKK; the protein is encoded by the coding sequence ACGCTCAGCTTAGTGACTGCTTTTTCTTTAACCGCTTGTGGCAATAGCGGCAGTAAAGCTGAATCATTCAACTATGCTTTAAACTCTGATATCAGTTCATTAGATACATCAGCTGTTGATGATGAAGGTTCTATTGTTGTTTTAAAGCAGAGTATTGAAGGTTTAATGGTCAATGATGCCAAAGGGAATACGATTCCTGGGATGGCTAAAAAGATCACCAAAAGCAAGAACGGTTTAACATATACCTTTACTTTACGCGATGCGAAGTGGAGTAATGGTGATCAAGTCAAAGCCGAAGACTTTGTTTATGCATGGCAGCGTATTTTTAAAGAAGCGGGTTCCTATGAATATATGTTTGGTTCAAGTGCCGCAAATATTAAAAATGCGGACGCCTTATCGGCAAAACAGGAAGCTGGCAAGACGTTAACACAGAAAGATTTAAATAGCTTAGGTATCAAAGCAAAAGATGATCATACTGTAGTTGTAAATTTGGAAAAGAAAGTGGCTTTCTTTGAACAACTGATGACATTTACATGCTTTAGACCTATTGATGCGTCTTTTGCGAAGAAACAAGGCAAAAGTTACGGTAAGAGCGTCAAATCCTTTGTCTCTAATGGTCCTTTCAAAGTGACGTCATGGACAAAAGGGTCAAAAATTGTTTTAGCCAAGAATAAAGATTACTATGATGCCAATAAAGTAGAATTAGATAACCTGACCATTCATTTGGCTCAGGATGCTAAAAGTGCGGCGAGTGCTTTTGAAAATGGAACGGTAGACTTATTCCATGTGGATAGCTCATTAGTCAGCAAGTATAAGAAGAAAGCAGGTTACTTTACTTACAATACTGGTTTTGAATACTATCTTTCATTAAACTTAAAGAATAAAGCTTTAGCGAATAAGAATATTCGTTATGCCTTATCTTACGCGATCAATAAAAAAGATTTTGCGGATAACATCTTAGGAGATGGCTCAAGTGCCGCAAAAGGCTTTGTCCTTTCTGATTTAGCGAATTCTCCTAGCGGGAAAGAATTCAGAAGTCAGGCCGGGAACTGGCAGACATTATCTTATAATCAGCAGAAAGCGCAGGAATATCTCAACAAAGGCTTAAAAGAATTAGGTAAGAAATCGATTACTTTAGATGTTTTATATGGTTCTGACGAAGAAACAATGAAACAGTTAGCAACCTTTGTCCAGTCTTCATTAAAGAAATTAAAAGGCGTTAAGATTAATGTTACAGCGACAGTAAAAGAAGACCGTACGGGTAATAAAATGCCAAATGGTGAATATGATATTGCCTGCACACGCTGGGGTCCAGATTATCAGGATCCAACAACATTCCTCAACCTTTTAACAAAAGGGAATCAGAATAACTTTGGTAAATATGATTCGAAAGCTTACAACAAACAGATGAACATTGTGAAAAACAGTGATAACATGACAACAAGATGGAATGCCATGATCAAAGCAGATCAGATTCTCTCACAGGATTTACCAATTATCCCTGTTTATGAAAAAGCTGGGGCCATGATGATGAATAAAGACTATACTGGCTTTATCAATAAACCAGTCATTGGTACTATCTTTAAATATGTCCATAAGAAATAG
- a CDS encoding alpha/beta hydrolase: MFLTISIPFEKFQREKKVVIYLPEDYYKTKKRYPVLYINDGQNAFFDHQSFMGTSWGFDQYVKEHHLDIIMVAIPCVFDDAIRMDEYGPWLLDDYYSQLFTKDRLVGGQGDDYLHFVIDNVKVLIDHRFRTLPSFSAMVGSSMGGVISAYAFLAYPQVFKRVAALSTAFFLYEKQFLDLIAHYQGEGKLYFDLGDDEGHGNAQESEAYISSNTHIRAALEEKGIAYEYHFFAHTTHNEAAWRKRLPLFMPMLFEEDDHV, translated from the coding sequence ATGTTTCTAACGATATCGATACCATTTGAAAAATTTCAGCGTGAGAAAAAAGTCGTTATTTATCTTCCGGAGGACTATTATAAAACTAAGAAACGGTATCCTGTGCTTTATATCAATGATGGACAAAATGCCTTTTTTGATCATCAGTCCTTTATGGGCACATCCTGGGGCTTTGATCAGTATGTGAAAGAGCATCATCTTGATATCATCATGGTCGCGATTCCCTGCGTTTTTGATGATGCGATCCGCATGGATGAGTATGGCCCATGGCTCTTAGATGACTATTATTCCCAGCTCTTTACAAAAGATCGCTTAGTTGGCGGTCAGGGGGATGATTATCTTCACTTTGTCATCGACAATGTCAAAGTCCTCATTGATCATCGCTTTCGCACTCTTCCAAGTTTTAGCGCGATGGTGGGCTCGTCGATGGGCGGTGTGATCAGCGCCTATGCTTTTCTCGCTTATCCTCAGGTGTTTAAACGGGTAGCGGCCCTCTCCACAGCTTTTTTCCTCTATGAAAAACAGTTCCTTGATTTAATTGCCCATTATCAGGGCGAAGGGAAACTTTACTTTGATTTAGGGGATGATGAAGGGCATGGCAATGCGCAGGAAAGTGAGGCTTATATTTCTTCGAACACTCACATTAGGGCCGCATTAGAGGAAAAAGGGATTGCCTACGAATACCATTTCTTTGCGCATACAACGCATAATGAAGCGGCTTGGCGCAAGCGTCTGCCTCTTTTTATGCCGATGCTTTTCGAGGAGGATGACCATGTATAA
- a CDS encoding putative manganese-dependent inorganic diphosphatase — protein sequence MSDLVYVSGHKNPDSDSVCAAISYSYLLNKTGKYHAVPVRLGNVNRETEFILKSFHAQIPMLLKSVKQKVEDLDYDKVTVFSKDLTLKTAWSLMKAKGLKSAPVLDDHGKLLGLLSSTNILEGYMGEWDSDALKKAHTPVENVVDTLEAKALFLSKDLKYVNGTVHIVSMTTDGSRDYIKENDIAILGGDRKHAIRYLADTHVGMIILTGHFDIDEEDLAYCKEKNVSVISTPFNTFVASQQIVQAIPVEFAMQKGNLTVFTTDDTVESLKEVMSNTRYRSYPVVDMSGNVLGTISRFALIKGEKKKIIQVDHNERGQAVDGIEEAEILQVIDHHRIADFQTVGPVYYRAEPLGCTCTIIKKMFDEQEVEIPPEIAGIMLGAILSDTLIFKSPTCTPFDKKTAYRLAEIAGVDPVEFGMEMFKAGTSLVGKSVEEIFNQDYKSFNIGDCKIGVAQVNTMDIEGFAPYKAEMLAYMEKVCEDNNYDFDVLLLTDVINANSEVFVAGGKPHFVEKAFNVTLDDHEATLPGVISRKKQVVPALTEAING from the coding sequence ATGAGCGATTTAGTTTATGTCAGCGGGCATAAGAATCCGGATAGTGATTCGGTTTGTGCCGCAATTAGTTACTCGTATTTATTAAACAAAACTGGTAAATACCATGCTGTGCCTGTACGTTTAGGCAATGTCAATCGAGAAACAGAATTTATCTTAAAAAGCTTCCATGCGCAGATTCCGATGTTATTAAAATCTGTCAAACAGAAAGTGGAAGACTTAGATTATGATAAAGTAACGGTTTTCTCAAAAGATTTAACATTAAAGACAGCTTGGTCATTAATGAAAGCCAAAGGCTTAAAGAGTGCCCCAGTGCTTGATGATCATGGCAAATTATTAGGCTTATTATCATCAACGAACATTTTGGAAGGCTATATGGGAGAATGGGACTCTGATGCTTTAAAGAAGGCGCATACGCCAGTAGAAAACGTTGTTGATACCTTAGAAGCGAAAGCTTTATTCTTATCAAAAGATTTAAAATATGTCAACGGGACGGTCCATATCGTTTCGATGACGACGGATGGTTCACGTGATTATATCAAAGAAAATGATATTGCCATCTTAGGCGGGGACCGTAAACATGCGATCCGTTACTTAGCGGATACCCATGTTGGAATGATTATTTTAACAGGTCATTTCGATATTGATGAAGAAGACTTAGCTTACTGTAAAGAAAAGAATGTCTCAGTTATCTCTACCCCATTCAATACCTTCGTGGCTTCCCAGCAGATCGTTCAGGCGATCCCGGTTGAATTCGCGATGCAGAAAGGCAACTTAACTGTTTTCACCACTGATGATACGGTGGAATCATTAAAAGAAGTCATGTCCAATACCCGTTATCGTTCTTATCCGGTTGTTGATATGAGCGGCAATGTGTTAGGGACAATCTCACGTTTTGCCTTAATCAAAGGGGAAAAGAAAAAGATTATCCAGGTCGATCACAACGAACGTGGTCAGGCTGTTGATGGGATCGAAGAAGCGGAAATCTTACAGGTCATCGATCATCATAGAATCGCAGATTTCCAGACTGTTGGTCCGGTTTACTACCGCGCTGAACCATTAGGCTGTACCTGCACAATCATCAAAAAGATGTTTGATGAACAGGAAGTGGAAATTCCACCAGAAATCGCTGGTATTATGTTAGGGGCGATCTTAAGTGATACCTTAATCTTCAAGAGCCCAACATGTACACCATTCGATAAGAAAACTGCTTATCGCTTAGCGGAAATCGCTGGTGTGGATCCCGTTGAATTTGGCATGGAAATGTTCAAAGCCGGGACGTCTTTAGTCGGCAAGAGCGTTGAAGAAATCTTCAATCAGGATTACAAGAGCTTCAACATCGGTGACTGCAAGATCGGGGTAGCCCAGGTCAATACGATGGATATCGAAGGCTTCGCGCCATATAAAGCAGAAATGCTTGCTTATATGGAAAAAGTCTGTGAAGACAACAACTATGACTTCGATGTCTTATTATTAACTGATGTTATTAATGCAAACTCTGAAGTCTTTGTAGCGGGCGGTAAACCACACTTTGTAGAAAAAGCTTTCAATGTCACATTAGATGATCATGAAGCGACACTGCCAGGTGTGATCTCTCGTAAGAAACAGGTTGTTCCAGCTTTAACTGAAGCTATTAACGGATAG
- a CDS encoding Cof-type HAD-IIB family hydrolase: MYNILFSDLDETLLDQNGQVPEINQRAIEAMQKKNKLFVIATGRSYNMIYDIQKQVHTYNCEKQYSLCFNGGLVIENKGNHVLYFKGLDKKDARILFDEGQKRGLCMLVFTMECCYIFNADAYEVERKKNQKAPYKVMDGDLDEIQEDIAKMLLMKRDMDYLRDLKASVEPKLAGHVALSFSSNRYMECNAAGVSKGAGLAFLCDYLQIPVSEAIAIGDNYNDISMIQKAGLGACVASSHADIKQTADYVCEKDYAEGAVAEVIEKFMGGVK, from the coding sequence ATGTATAATATTTTATTTTCTGATTTAGATGAAACCTTATTAGATCAAAACGGGCAGGTCCCAGAGATTAATCAGCGTGCCATTGAGGCTATGCAAAAAAAGAATAAGCTTTTTGTCATTGCGACCGGCCGCTCTTATAACATGATCTATGATATTCAAAAACAGGTCCATACTTATAACTGTGAAAAGCAGTATTCACTTTGTTTTAATGGCGGTCTCGTCATTGAAAACAAAGGCAACCATGTCCTTTATTTTAAAGGCTTAGATAAAAAAGATGCCCGAATCCTTTTTGATGAAGGGCAAAAGCGTGGTTTATGTATGCTTGTCTTTACGATGGAATGCTGCTACATATTCAATGCTGATGCTTATGAAGTGGAGCGTAAGAAAAACCAGAAAGCCCCTTATAAAGTGATGGATGGCGACTTAGATGAGATCCAGGAAGACATCGCCAAGATGTTGCTTATGAAAAGAGACATGGACTATTTAAGAGATCTCAAAGCAAGTGTCGAGCCAAAACTCGCCGGACATGTCGCCTTAAGCTTTTCTTCTAATCGTTATATGGAATGTAATGCAGCCGGGGTTTCTAAAGGCGCTGGCCTGGCTTTCCTGTGTGATTATTTACAGATTCCCGTCAGTGAAGCGATCGCCATTGGCGATAACTACAATGATATCTCGATGATTCAAAAAGCCGGCTTAGGGGCCTGCGTCGCAAGCAGCCATGCAGATATCAAGCAGACGGCTGATTATGTCTGTGAGAAAGACTACGCTGAAGGCGCGGTGGCTGAAGTCATTGAAAAATTCATGGGAGGAGTTAAATAA
- a CDS encoding Cof-type HAD-IIB family hydrolase has product MNRKIVFFDIDGTLSTEDTFTIPESTLKALALARSNGHLMFINTGRCNAFIEKQIKNLDVDGFICGLGTDIYYQGKEIFYHPLPLDLCKKIIDVSIACRLENVLESRDGVYYPEHLRDPLNIHFRERYMNQGFNVKDYHAHDVYSFDKMACWYFCDSDIETFKKTFANDLTFIQRADNFVENAPKGYSKATGIQKIIEYLGIPWENTISVGDSTNDLAMLEYTKESIAMGNSNPAIFDHVTYKTSDINDDGIYRALKHFKLF; this is encoded by the coding sequence ATGAATAGAAAAATTGTCTTTTTTGACATCGATGGCACCCTCTCCACAGAGGATACTTTCACCATTCCAGAAAGCACTTTAAAGGCCCTAGCCTTAGCGCGATCAAATGGCCATCTGATGTTTATTAATACGGGCCGCTGTAACGCTTTTATCGAAAAGCAGATCAAAAACCTGGATGTCGATGGCTTTATTTGCGGTCTGGGCACTGATATTTACTACCAGGGAAAAGAGATCTTTTACCATCCCTTACCCCTTGATCTCTGTAAAAAAATCATTGATGTCTCGATTGCCTGCCGTTTAGAAAACGTCCTGGAATCCCGTGATGGGGTTTATTATCCAGAACACTTACGTGATCCCCTGAACATTCATTTCCGCGAGCGCTATATGAATCAAGGCTTCAATGTCAAAGATTATCATGCCCATGATGTTTATTCTTTTGATAAAATGGCCTGCTGGTATTTTTGTGATAGTGATATTGAAACCTTTAAGAAAACATTTGCCAATGATCTGACCTTTATCCAAAGAGCTGACAACTTTGTGGAAAATGCCCCTAAAGGCTATTCGAAAGCAACAGGCATTCAAAAGATTATTGAGTATTTAGGCATTCCTTGGGAAAATACAATTTCCGTAGGGGATTCCACAAACGACCTCGCGATGTTAGAATATACCAAGGAATCCATTGCGATGGGCAATAGTAACCCTGCCATTTTTGATCATGTCACTTATAAGACATCAGATATCAATGATGATGGGATTTATCGTGCCCTCAAACATTTTAAGCTTTTTTAG
- a CDS encoding helix-turn-helix transcriptional regulator, translated as MYKLLEPYGAIVKFLGEALGDNVEIALHDLTTPDQEVVAIANGQISGRSVGAKLSNLSIHYLETKQYLKHDYVLNYKTAGPDGKLLKSATYFIKEPGKEYPVGMLCINVNISDLEYITSTLNKILGIKETDQVEFKKDNPIEILSSPLDEMVDQYIKECLQEMGVPSYVLVERLKVDEKIRVVKYLQSKGTFKVKGAIALVAEKLDVSEPTIYRYLKKM; from the coding sequence ATGTATAAATTATTAGAGCCATATGGTGCCATCGTGAAGTTTTTAGGCGAAGCACTTGGCGACAATGTGGAGATTGCTCTGCATGATTTAACTACACCAGATCAGGAAGTTGTGGCGATTGCGAACGGACAGATTTCTGGCCGCAGCGTGGGCGCGAAGCTTTCTAACTTATCTATTCACTACTTAGAGACAAAACAGTATCTGAAACATGATTATGTGTTAAACTATAAGACTGCTGGTCCTGATGGCAAGTTATTGAAATCTGCTACTTATTTTATTAAGGAACCAGGCAAAGAATATCCAGTTGGGATGTTGTGTATCAATGTCAATATTTCGGATTTGGAATATATTACATCAACTCTCAATAAGATCTTAGGAATTAAAGAGACGGATCAGGTGGAATTCAAAAAGGATAATCCAATTGAAATTCTTTCCTCACCACTTGATGAAATGGTTGATCAGTATATCAAAGAATGTTTACAGGAAATGGGCGTCCCATCCTATGTTCTTGTTGAACGTTTAAAAGTTGATGAAAAGATTCGCGTAGTCAAGTATTTACAGTCAAAAGGCACCTTCAAAGTGAAGGGTGCGATTGCATTAGTTGCGGAAAAGCTTGACGTTTCCGAGCCAACGATATATCGTTACCTAAAGAAGATGTAA
- a CDS encoding RNA-binding S4 domain-containing protein, translating to MRLDKFLKVSRIIKRRTLSKEIAEASRVKVNDKIVKPSYKLKVGDIIEIQFGRSILKVRVKDLRPHVLKDEASELYDVIEEIKVED from the coding sequence ATGCGTTTAGATAAATTTTTAAAAGTATCCCGGATTATTAAAAGAAGAACGCTTTCGAAAGAAATTGCGGAAGCATCGCGGGTGAAAGTTAATGATAAAATTGTCAAACCTTCCTATAAACTAAAGGTTGGCGATATTATTGAAATCCAGTTTGGACGCTCTATTTTAAAAGTTCGTGTCAAAGACTTACGTCCGCACGTCTTAAAAGATGAAGCGAGCGAACTGTATGATGTTATTGAAGAAATCAAAGTCGAAGACTAA
- a CDS encoding glycerophosphodiester phosphodiesterase family protein produces the protein MYELAHRGLSKSYPENTMLAFTRALEAGFDGIETDVQMTRDGVLVLCHDEKINRTSTGKGYLKDYTYQQLLQYNFNYKFDTRVTIPTLDELLELIAGTHKILNLEIKDTKSEGIERAIALAVKQHHLEDQVVFSSVSLESLIKIRRFLPASYVALIVSGRYKKRRLDPVTFHLDGIHVKYSKLNEKELQYFKEHHIAVGAWTITREKDFQFFRSHDILFVFTNEKMK, from the coding sequence ATGTATGAATTAGCCCATCGCGGTTTGAGTAAAAGTTATCCGGAAAATACCATGCTCGCTTTTACGAGAGCCTTAGAAGCTGGCTTTGATGGTATTGAAACCGATGTGCAGATGACCAGGGACGGCGTTTTGGTATTGTGTCATGATGAGAAAATCAATCGCACCAGCACCGGGAAAGGGTATCTTAAAGATTATACTTACCAGCAGTTATTACAATATAATTTCAACTATAAGTTTGACACTCGGGTGACGATTCCAACCTTAGATGAATTATTAGAACTGATTGCTGGCACACATAAGATTCTCAATTTAGAAATCAAGGATACAAAAAGTGAAGGCATTGAACGCGCCATCGCTTTAGCCGTTAAGCAGCATCATTTAGAAGATCAGGTTGTTTTCAGCAGTGTCTCCTTAGAAAGTTTAATAAAGATCAGACGCTTTCTGCCCGCTTCTTATGTGGCTTTAATTGTGAGCGGGCGTTATAAGAAACGCCGCTTAGATCCAGTGACCTTTCATTTAGATGGGATCCATGTGAAATACAGTAAGTTAAATGAGAAAGAGCTGCAGTACTTTAAGGAACATCATATCGCGGTAGGGGCTTGGACGATCACCCGCGAAAAGGACTTTCAATTTTTCAGGAGTCATGATATTCTTTTTGTGTTCACAAATGAAAAAATGAAGTAG
- a CDS encoding sulfide/dihydroorotate dehydrogenase-like FAD/NAD-binding protein, with amino-acid sequence MYEITRKVILNDAAFEVDVYAPRVAKKAQPGQFIIARVGEDGERIPLTIGDYDREKGTITLVIQAVGFSTKQMAKLEVGDSFTDFVGPLGEPTKLNPEWKHVIGVAGGIGSAPVYPQLRALAEMGVHVDVIIGGRAKQYVLWADKFAQFCDHVYIATDNGEVGTKGFVTNVLQDRIDAGDQIDCVIAIGPVIMMKNVVRVTKPHNIATSVSLNPIMVDGTGMCGCCRVTVDGKVKFACVDGPDFDGLNVDFDQLMERQRFFKKEEKYVDEHADRICDLMRGVE; translated from the coding sequence ATGTACGAAATTACTAGAAAAGTTATTTTGAACGACGCTGCGTTCGAAGTAGATGTTTATGCCCCTCGAGTTGCGAAAAAAGCGCAGCCAGGGCAGTTCATCATCGCACGCGTTGGTGAAGATGGAGAACGTATTCCACTTACGATTGGCGATTATGATCGCGAGAAAGGAACAATTACGCTCGTTATTCAAGCGGTTGGTTTTTCAACCAAACAGATGGCTAAATTAGAAGTAGGCGACAGCTTTACTGACTTTGTTGGACCATTAGGTGAACCAACCAAATTAAACCCTGAATGGAAACATGTCATCGGGGTGGCTGGCGGGATCGGTAGTGCCCCAGTCTATCCGCAGTTAAGAGCCTTAGCAGAAATGGGTGTTCATGTCGATGTCATCATCGGCGGCCGTGCAAAACAGTATGTTTTATGGGCTGATAAGTTTGCACAGTTCTGTGATCATGTGTATATTGCGACCGATAATGGGGAAGTCGGGACAAAAGGCTTTGTCACAAATGTTTTACAGGATCGCATTGATGCTGGTGACCAGATTGACTGCGTCATTGCGATTGGTCCCGTAATCATGATGAAGAACGTTGTTCGTGTGACAAAACCTCACAATATTGCCACTTCGGTTTCTTTAAACCCAATTATGGTTGATGGCACCGGGATGTGCGGCTGCTGCCGTGTCACCGTTGATGGCAAAGTGAAATTTGCCTGTGTCGATGGTCCAGACTTTGATGGTCTGAATGTTGATTTCGATCAGTTAATGGAAAGACAGAGATTCTTCAAGAAAGAAGAAAAATATGTTGATGAACATGCTGATCGTATCTGTGATCTGATGAGAGGAGTCGAATAA
- the gltA gene encoding NADPH-dependent glutamate synthase — protein MAEARRKPNMAAEKVKMPEQDPNVRNKNFEEVALGYTKEMAMEEATRCLNCKKPFCVEGCPVNVPIPRFIEQVVKGDFEKAYEVITEENALPAICGRVCPQENQCEGKCIRGRKAGVEPVGIGRLERFVADYHREHGEKVVPEIKKNGKKVAVVGSGPSGITCAGELAKRGYDVHVFEALHKTGGVLSYGIPEFRLPKTLVQSEIDTVADLGVDFETDVVVGRTVTVDELEQDGYDAVFVGSGAGLPRFQGIPGESLNGVYSANEFLTRVNLMKGYMFPDRPTPVKISPTVCVVGAGNVAMDAARTAKRLGAENVYIVYRRSEEEAPARKEEIHHAKEEGIIFKFLTNPIAVNGTEDGWVKSITCQEMELGEPDESGRRRPVPVEGHTFEIETGTFIVAIGQSPNPLIRQTTPGLDTQKWGGIIVNEETNETSRENVYAGGDAVTGAATVILAMGAGKKAAHAIDEKLSKK, from the coding sequence ATGGCAGAAGCAAGAAGAAAACCAAATATGGCAGCTGAAAAAGTCAAAATGCCAGAACAGGATCCTAATGTCCGTAATAAAAACTTTGAAGAAGTTGCTTTAGGCTATACCAAAGAAATGGCAATGGAAGAAGCGACTCGTTGTTTAAATTGTAAGAAACCTTTCTGTGTGGAAGGCTGTCCAGTGAATGTCCCTATTCCAAGATTTATTGAACAGGTCGTTAAAGGGGACTTTGAAAAGGCTTATGAAGTCATTACTGAAGAAAATGCCTTACCAGCTATCTGTGGTCGTGTCTGCCCACAGGAAAATCAGTGCGAAGGCAAATGTATCCGTGGCCGTAAAGCGGGCGTAGAACCAGTCGGGATCGGTCGTCTGGAACGTTTCGTCGCTGATTATCATCGTGAACATGGGGAAAAGGTTGTCCCAGAAATTAAGAAAAACGGCAAGAAAGTGGCTGTTGTCGGCTCTGGTCCATCAGGCATTACCTGTGCTGGTGAATTAGCAAAACGTGGTTATGATGTCCATGTTTTTGAAGCTTTACATAAAACCGGCGGGGTTTTATCTTATGGGATCCCAGAATTCCGTTTACCAAAGACTTTAGTTCAGTCAGAAATCGATACTGTCGCTGATTTAGGTGTTGATTTTGAAACGGACGTTGTCGTTGGTCGTACGGTGACTGTCGATGAATTAGAACAGGATGGCTACGATGCAGTCTTTGTTGGTTCAGGCGCTGGTTTACCTCGTTTCCAGGGTATTCCTGGTGAAAGCTTAAATGGTGTTTATTCAGCGAACGAATTCTTAACCCGTGTTAACTTAATGAAGGGGTATATGTTCCCTGATCGTCCAACACCAGTCAAGATCTCACCAACCGTATGTGTTGTCGGAGCTGGTAACGTTGCCATGGATGCGGCACGTACAGCAAAACGTTTAGGCGCAGAAAATGTCTATATCGTTTATCGTCGTAGTGAAGAAGAAGCACCAGCACGTAAGGAAGAAATCCATCATGCGAAAGAAGAAGGCATCATCTTCAAGTTCTTAACGAACCCAATCGCTGTCAACGGCACGGAAGATGGCTGGGTCAAATCAATTACCTGCCAGGAAATGGAATTAGGTGAACCAGATGAATCAGGTCGTCGCAGACCAGTTCCAGTTGAAGGACATACTTTTGAAATTGAAACAGGAACATTCATCGTAGCGATCGGTCAGTCACCAAACCCATTAATTCGTCAGACCACACCTGGCTTAGATACACAGAAATGGGGCGGTATCATTGTCAATGAAGAAACCAATGAAACCAGCCGTGAAAATGTCTATGCCGGCGGTGATGCTGTAACCGGTGCTGCCACCGTTATCTTAGCGATGGGCGCTGGGAAGAAAGCAGCTCACGCAATTGATGAAAAGCTGTCTAAGAAATAA